A portion of the Gadus macrocephalus chromosome 10, ASM3116895v1 genome contains these proteins:
- the rad9a gene encoding cell cycle checkpoint control protein RAD9A isoform X2, with product MAIKSVQAVFRSLATLEKTVEKCHIELDADRNRLTFTLHCKHGLLKTHNLSFQDSESLQAVFDKDRSTNVLKAQPRVLTDTVLNFPPSLDEVTVTVSDERVWFRNHVDQEAEPSKAMLTELCLSSDEFDHFEVRARSSVTFCLKELRGLLVFAESTGLPVSMYFDKPGSPVVLSVTDSVLDGNFVLATLSDESGVQTSDRAGTPAPPADDFMNDELESYLIAMDTSMAAGPSVPAPLTPPAPLAPGRVVSPTATPDPWSPAHSEPGEDLTEEEEEPGRPPNKKFRSLFFGSVYPPGSPLGGHTPSSQKVLASDSEDDG from the exons ATGGCCATTAAG AGTGTGCAGGCGGTCTTCAGGTCTCTGGCCACCCTGGAAAAGACGGTGGAGAAGTGCCACATCGAGCTGGACGCAGACCGGAACCGGCTGACCTTCACCCTGCACTGTAAACACG GGCTGCTGAAGACTCATAACCTCTCCTTCCAGGACAGCGAGAGCCTGCAGGCCGTGTTTGACAAGGACCGCTCTACTAACGTGCTCAAAGCCCAGCCAAG GGTGCTCACGGACACCGTGCTAAACTTCCCTCCGTCTCTCGATGAAGTGACGGTTACCGTGAGCGACGAGCGGGTCTGGTTCAGGAACCACGTCGACCAGGAAGCAG aGCCGTCCAAGGCCATGCTCACAGAGCTGTGCTTGTCTTCAGACGAGTTTGACCACTTTGAAGTCAGAGCTCGAAGCAGTGTCACCTTCTGCCTCAAGGAGCTAAGG ggTCTGCTGGTGTTCGCTGAGTCCACCGGTCTGCCTGTCTCCATGTACTTTGACAAGCCCGGCAG tcCTGTCGTGCTGTCGGTGACGGACAGCGTTCTGGACGGTAACTTCGTGTTGGCCACGCTGTCCGATGAGTCGGGGGTCCAGACCTCTGACCG AGCTGGCAcgccagcgccccctgctgacgACTTCATGAACGACGAGCTGGAGTCGTACCTCATCGCCATGGATACTAGCATGGCAGCAGGGCCCTCAGTCCcggcccccctgacccccccggcccccctggcCCCCGGCCGGGTGGTGTCCCCCACTGCCACGCCCGACCCATGGAGCCCAGCCCACAGCGAGCCAGGAGAGGAcctgacagaggaggaggaggagcctggaaGACCCCCCAATAAGaag TTCCGGTCTCTGTTCTTCGGGTCGGTGTACCCCCCTGGCTCTCCGCTGGGCGGCCACACCCCAAGCAGCCAGAAGGTGCTGGCCAGCGACAGTGAGGACGACGGATAG
- the rad9a gene encoding cell cycle checkpoint control protein RAD9A isoform X1 translates to MDCVVTGGNVKVLAKAIHSLSRIGDELYLEPQEDGLTLRTVNSSRSAYACFLFAPLFFSRYVNPEGHGFRCKMAIKSVQAVFRSLATLEKTVEKCHIELDADRNRLTFTLHCKHGLLKTHNLSFQDSESLQAVFDKDRSTNVLKAQPRVLTDTVLNFPPSLDEVTVTVSDERVWFRNHVDQEAEPSKAMLTELCLSSDEFDHFEVRARSSVTFCLKELRGLLVFAESTGLPVSMYFDKPGSPVVLSVTDSVLDGNFVLATLSDESGVQTSDRAGTPAPPADDFMNDELESYLIAMDTSMAAGPSVPAPLTPPAPLAPGRVVSPTATPDPWSPAHSEPGEDLTEEEEEPGRPPNKKFRSLFFGSVYPPGSPLGGHTPSSQKVLASDSEDDG, encoded by the exons ATGGACTGTGTCGTGACTGGAGGAAACGTGAAAG tactTGCCAAGGCCATTCATTCCCTTTCGAGGATCGGGGACGAGTTGTACCTAGAACCACAGGAAGATGGG CTGACCCTCCGGACTGTGAACTCCTCGCGTTCGGCCTACGCCTGCTTCCTATTCGCTCCACTTTTCTTCAGCAG GTATGTTAACCCAGAGGGACATGGCTTCCGCTGTAAGATGGCCATTAAG AGTGTGCAGGCGGTCTTCAGGTCTCTGGCCACCCTGGAAAAGACGGTGGAGAAGTGCCACATCGAGCTGGACGCAGACCGGAACCGGCTGACCTTCACCCTGCACTGTAAACACG GGCTGCTGAAGACTCATAACCTCTCCTTCCAGGACAGCGAGAGCCTGCAGGCCGTGTTTGACAAGGACCGCTCTACTAACGTGCTCAAAGCCCAGCCAAG GGTGCTCACGGACACCGTGCTAAACTTCCCTCCGTCTCTCGATGAAGTGACGGTTACCGTGAGCGACGAGCGGGTCTGGTTCAGGAACCACGTCGACCAGGAAGCAG aGCCGTCCAAGGCCATGCTCACAGAGCTGTGCTTGTCTTCAGACGAGTTTGACCACTTTGAAGTCAGAGCTCGAAGCAGTGTCACCTTCTGCCTCAAGGAGCTAAGG ggTCTGCTGGTGTTCGCTGAGTCCACCGGTCTGCCTGTCTCCATGTACTTTGACAAGCCCGGCAG tcCTGTCGTGCTGTCGGTGACGGACAGCGTTCTGGACGGTAACTTCGTGTTGGCCACGCTGTCCGATGAGTCGGGGGTCCAGACCTCTGACCG AGCTGGCAcgccagcgccccctgctgacgACTTCATGAACGACGAGCTGGAGTCGTACCTCATCGCCATGGATACTAGCATGGCAGCAGGGCCCTCAGTCCcggcccccctgacccccccggcccccctggcCCCCGGCCGGGTGGTGTCCCCCACTGCCACGCCCGACCCATGGAGCCCAGCCCACAGCGAGCCAGGAGAGGAcctgacagaggaggaggaggagcctggaaGACCCCCCAATAAGaag TTCCGGTCTCTGTTCTTCGGGTCGGTGTACCCCCCTGGCTCTCCGCTGGGCGGCCACACCCCAAGCAGCCAGAAGGTGCTGGCCAGCGACAGTGAGGACGACGGATAG
- the tbc1d10c gene encoding capping protein inhibiting regulator of actin dynamics, protein MVSSGSSKMLEPSSRGDGCVSEPRSEAAVETDRFGFLLANGSASGSGPPPELVRQREAKWIHIISQWDHVLQKKNSKVKEQCLKGIPASLRAKAWPLLCGATQLMKDNTSLYQSLDSRPALQSWVDIIERDLDRQFPFHEMFVSKDGHGQRGLFRVLMAYTQYQPDEGYCQAQGPVAAVLLMNMPAEEAFWCLVQISEQYLPGYYSQLLEGVLFDAAMLSWVLKRACPPAHRHLQRYGVEPLMFATDWLMCLFTRHLPFNTLLRVWDLFFCYGVRVLFQVAVVLVRRVLGRADQRQECLGQMETLERLRGVRESLGLEDDASFMAEVCSVPLSRSDLKRRTEKELETWRKDRPSSTFNPRGRCHGYWASRETLGEERDRRGVNLSAPLVRSASALSLSPSLFRKRWGKRSDAARVERHHSMGVQGVGREGWPNARALRVTRVREEEDGHKATGNLQSRRDTESTPPTGRRRPPQREKEPGENHDSERNTLKGEPGEQVGIGHRSREEQGEQSPGGSGTVQEVIQHHPDLREGAAGGGATQRSAVNLQPRTLKDNNQTQVPVEQDLTDNNQSQVPEEQDLKDNNQSQVPEEQDLTDNNQSQVPEEQDLKDNNQSQVPEEQELRDNNQSQVPEEQELTDNNQSQVPEEQELRDNNQSQVPEEHELRDNNKSQVPEEQELRDINQSQVPEEQELRDNNQSQVPEEQKLRDNKSEVQEEQKCNIKPNPKEEVSQKKQRVKTLYEMAEQAALCRNLVAGQEQRSETTTDTNTDTESQAAVDNTEQQSEATPGQETVTHTDIGTTEWESVAHKSTIESPAEQGPAVMIQEVKDAAEGRTETEAPTANLSSTQKQTNVGSDNEDVDGGKIVIFKSEALKENKSFQEVGVLIHKGVPQSGETREGDCTMTAILLETTVVPEASGSTRGTAEASCSESASAQEDALCFGNKLQDKPVLETNAETEEDNDMTTCDQTALLEVQVSPRSPTGDRMCYPPTGAAEPLATEEPAVQASANDKEPVDSSEVTLTPDPSTQQPSGGSEDRGARQRIQDAPLSMGAGPPVSLCIPVSAPLSSQTPTPSGDFRVRKTSHGSRLARRLSEDIFTALETSRFRPDPDPQKGPPAPSRPGLRSPPPVALSALPPPQGPTGGGTSEEPPRRPGFFSRLRGGRPNRHKDTKAERANTQKIQIPKIFLQDFSSGVGEERPLQEPEEQQELLSSRGRRRRRRERELKEREEEKERRRVEKELKKEGRKRDRKAEWPRGKKLTPTSPGSLSGAQHSCSSPHSDSYF, encoded by the exons TCTCTTGATTCCAGGCCGGCTCTGCAGAGCTGGGTGGACATCATAGAGCGGGACCTGGACAGACAGTTCCCCTTCCACGAGATGTTTGTCTCAAAGGACGGCCACGG GCAGCGTGGGCTGTTCCGGGTGCTGATGGCCTACACTCAGTACCAGCCCGACGAAGGCTACTGCCAGGCCCAAGGGCCCGTGGCAGCAGTGCTCCTGATGAACATGCCTGCGGAG GAGGCCTTTTGGTGCCTGGTGCAGATCAGTGAGCAGTACCTGCCCGGGTACTACAGCCAGCTGCTG GAGGGGGTCCTGTTTGACGCGGCCATGCTGAGCTGGGTCCTGAAGAGGGCGTGTCCACCCGCCCACAGACACCTGCAGCGCTACGGCGTGGAGCCGCTCATGTTCGccactgattggctgatgtGTCTGTTCACCCGCCACCTCCCTTTCAACACACTGCTGCGCGTCTGGGACCTCTTCTTCTGCTATG GCGTGCGGGTTCTGTTCCAGGTGGCCGTGGTGCTGGTCCGCAGGGTGCTTGGGCGGGCCGACCAGCGGCAGGAGTGCTTAGGGCAGATGGAGACTCTGGAGCGGCTGAGGGGCGTCAGGGAGAGCCTGGGGCTGGAGGACGACGCCAGCTTTATGGCCGAG GTGTGCTCTGTTCCGCTCTCCAGGAGCGACCTGAAGCGACGCACCGAGAAGGAGCTGGAGACCTGGCGGAAAGACCGGCCCTCGTCCACCTTCAACCCCAGAGGCCGTTGCCATGGCTACTGGGCGTCGAGGGAGACGTTGGGAGAGGAGCGGGACAGGAGGGGCGTCAATCTGTCCGCTCCACTGGTCCGCTCGGCCTccgccctctccctgtccccctcGCTCTTTCGCAAGCGATGGGGGAAGCGAAGCGACGCAGCAAGGGTGGAGAGACATCACTCCATGGGCGTGcagggggtggggagggagggttggCCGAACGCCAGGGCACTGAGGGTGACCAGGGTCCGAGAGGAGGAAGACGGGCATAAAGCAACTGGCAACCTGCAGAGTCGCAGGGATACAGAATCAACGCCCCCGACCGGGAGGAGGAGACCTCCCCAAAGGGAGAAAGAACCAGGGGAGAACCATGATTCTGAAAGGAACACTCTCAaaggagaaccaggagaacaGGTGGGGATCGGAcacaggagcagggaggagcagggagaacaAAGTCCAGGAGGCTCAGGGACGGTGCAGGAAGTGATTCAACATCATCCTGACTTAAGAGAGGGAGCtgctgggggcggagccacacAACGATCAGCTGTTAACCTTCAACCAAGAACACTGAAGGACAACAACCAAACACAAGTACCAGTGGAACAGGATCTGACGGACAACAACCAATCACAAGTACCAGAGGAGCAGGATCTGAAGGACAACAACCAATCACAAGTACCAGAGGAACAGGATCTGACGGACAACAACCAATCACAAGTACCAGAGGAGCAGGATCTGAAGGACAACAACCAATCACAAGTACCAGAGGAACAGGAGCTGAGAGACAATAACCAATCACAAGTACCAGAGGAACAAGAGCTGACTGACAATAACCAATCACAAGTACCAGAGGAACAAGAGCTGAGAGACAATAACCAATCTCAAGTACCAGAGGAACATGAGCTGAGAGACAATAACAAATCACAAGTACCAGAGGAACAAGAGCTGAGAGACATCAATCAATCACAAGTACCAGAGGAACAGGAGCTGAGAGACAACAATCAATCACAAGTACCAGAGGAACAGAAGCTGAGAGACAACAAATCAGAAGTTCAGGAGGAGCAAAAGTGCAACATCAAGCCAAATCCGAAAGAGGAAGTATCTCAAAAGAAGCAGAGAGTGAAAACCCTTTATGAGATGGCAGAACAGGCAGCACTCTGTAGAAACCTGGTGGCGGGCCAGGAACAGAGGAGTGAGACAACTACCgatacaaatacagacacagagTCACAGGCAGCAGTAGATAACACTGAACAACAGTCAGAGGCGACACCAGGACAGGAGACAGTGACGCATACGGACATAGGAACTACAGAGTGGGAGTCTGTGGCACACAAAAGTACAATAGAGTCCCCCGCAGAACAGGGCCCAGCGGTGATGATACAGGAAGTCAAAGATGCAGCGGAGGGACGGACTGAAACGGAAGCGCCGACCGCCAACCTCAGTAGCACGCAGAAACAAACCAACGTGGGCTCAGACAATGAGGATGTTGACGGTGGAAAAATTGTTATTTTCAAAAGTGAAGCTTTGAAAGAGAACAAGTCTTTTCAAGAGGTTGGAGTACTGATACACAAAGGTGTTCCGCAGAGTGGAGAGACGAGAGAAGGGGACTGCACCATGACAGCGATACTCCTGGAGACCACGGTGGTCCCTGAGGCGAGTGGAAGCACACGGGGTACGGCCGAGGCCTCATGTTCAGAGAGCGCCTCCGCACAGGAAGACGCTTTATGTTTCGGAAATAAACTTCAGGACAAACCAGTTTTGGAAACAAATGCAGAGACTGAGGAAGACAACGACATGACAACATGCGACCAAACAGCTTTACTAGAAGTCCAGGTCAGCCCTAGATCACCGACTGGTGACAGAATGTGTTATCCACCAACAGGGGCTGCAGAACCACTCGCCACTGAAGAACCTGCTGTTCAGGCATCTGCCAATGATAAAGAACCAGTAGACTCATCGGAGGTCACcttgacccccgacccctccacccagcagCCCTCTGGGGGCAGTGAAGACCGGGGAGCCCGGCAACGGATCCAGGATGCTCCCCTTtccatgggggcggggcctccagtCAGTTTGTGCATCCCTGTAAGCGCGCCCCTGTCAAGCCAAACCCCAACACCTTCTGGGGACTTCCGTGTGCGTAAGACCTCCCACGGCTCAAGGTTGGCACGCAGACTCTCTGAGGACATCTTCACCGCTCTGGAGACGTCCCGGTTCAGACCCGATCCAGACCCACAAAAAGGACCTCCAGCTCCAAGCCGGCCAGGCCTACGGTCCCCTCCGCCTGTAGCCCTTTCTGCTCTCCCTCCACCACAGGGACCCACAGGTGGGGGGACCTCCGAGGAGCCCCCCAGACGCCCAGGGTTCTTCAGCCGACTGAGAGGAGGGCGTCCCAACCGCCACAAAGACACAAAGGCCGAGAGGGCGAACACTCAAAAAATACAGATCCCCAAAATCTTCCTCCAGGACTTCAGCAGCGGGGTTGGGGAGGAGCGACCCCTGCAGGAGccagaggagcagcaggagctgcTGAGCTCCAGGGGCCGCCGGAGGAGgcgcagagagagggagctgaaggagagagaggaggagaaggagaggaggagagtggagaaaGAGCTaaagaaggaagggaggaagagggacagGAAAGCAGAGTGGCCCAGGGGGAAGAAGCTAACCCCGACCTCCCCGGGCAGCCTCTCAGGGGCTCAGCATAGCTGCTCGTCTCCACACAGCGACTCATACTTCTGA